A section of the Streptomyces sp. V3I8 genome encodes:
- a CDS encoding EF-hand domain-containing protein, with translation MPDVLDRKLKKAFTLFQGEDKSTPIGRSYFAGLAHHQAGTFPGAPASKIEDLEDSFTTFWDRYLAQRSAADGTLTGEGFSSAIASALDTDREAFLADIGNVSRCWYAMADTNGDHVIQRDEYTKMYGSLFPLLTAEELATGFAKMDRDGNGVISHEEIRAASLEYWTSNDPEARGNWLFGPFE, from the coding sequence ATGCCCGACGTCCTGGACCGCAAATTGAAGAAGGCTTTCACCCTTTTCCAGGGGGAAGACAAGTCCACTCCGATCGGCCGGAGTTACTTCGCCGGCCTCGCCCACCATCAGGCGGGCACTTTCCCGGGCGCTCCCGCCTCGAAAATCGAGGATCTGGAGGATTCGTTCACCACGTTCTGGGATCGCTATCTCGCGCAGCGGTCGGCCGCTGACGGAACGCTCACCGGCGAGGGGTTCTCGTCCGCGATCGCCTCCGCCCTCGATACTGACCGGGAGGCGTTCCTGGCCGACATCGGCAACGTCTCCCGGTGCTGGTACGCCATGGCCGACACCAACGGCGATCACGTCATCCAGCGGGACGAGTACACCAAGATGTACGGATCGCTGTTCCCTCTTCTCACTGCGGAGGAACTCGCCACCGGTTTCGCGAAGATGGACCGCGACGGAAACGGTGTGATCAGCCATGAGGAGATCCGCGCCGCGTCGCTCGAATACTGGACGAGCAACGATCCTGAGGCCCGTGGCAACTGGCTGTTCGGTCCCTTCGAGTGA
- a CDS encoding acyltransferase, with the protein MTGRRVHIAALDGLRGLAVAAVLLYHAGQLRGGFLGVDLFFVLSGFLITGLLLGEAVERGRIGLASFWRRRARRLLPALTCVVVVSTAATWAWGTPAQLRFALDDMPWVGAQAVNWHYIAGQIGYWNASDTRVFAHLWSIGVEWQFYLAWPLVVAVTAPGRHGERIVALLAGSGALLSLALTVAFGAAVDTTRAYEGTDTRATALLLGALAATMPVRRLARRLPRGAADPVCLLLAGGLAVAWAVTEGERAPLLFEGGLFLHSLAAAALVVLLAEVPDTRAARITGTRLPRRLGDVSYSLYLWHWPVYLLLLPRLTGLGDRGGAAVAIGVSLVAAAVTKRLVEDPVRFRSGWARGRRGPVAVAALALTGVTLCVTVPAPVPGAGTVDISQLR; encoded by the coding sequence ATGACTGGGCGTCGTGTGCATATCGCCGCGCTCGATGGACTGCGTGGACTCGCGGTCGCTGCCGTGCTCCTTTATCACGCTGGGCAGCTACGCGGCGGATTCCTCGGTGTCGACCTGTTCTTCGTGCTGTCCGGGTTCCTGATCACCGGGCTGTTGCTCGGCGAGGCGGTGGAACGCGGCCGTATCGGCCTGGCTTCCTTCTGGCGCCGCCGGGCCCGTCGTCTGCTGCCCGCGCTGACTTGTGTCGTGGTCGTGAGCACGGCGGCGACATGGGCCTGGGGCACGCCTGCCCAACTGCGGTTCGCGCTCGACGACATGCCATGGGTCGGGGCCCAGGCGGTCAACTGGCATTACATCGCCGGACAGATCGGATACTGGAACGCCTCCGACACCCGGGTCTTCGCCCACCTGTGGAGCATCGGCGTGGAGTGGCAGTTCTATCTGGCCTGGCCGTTGGTGGTGGCCGTGACAGCTCCTGGTCGCCACGGCGAGCGGATCGTGGCCCTGCTCGCCGGTTCGGGTGCTCTGCTCTCCCTCGCCCTGACCGTTGCGTTCGGTGCTGCGGTGGACACCACCCGCGCCTACGAGGGCACCGACACCCGCGCGACCGCACTGCTGCTCGGAGCGCTCGCGGCCACCATGCCCGTACGCCGTCTGGCGCGCCGGCTCCCGCGCGGTGCGGCCGACCCGGTGTGTCTCCTGCTGGCGGGCGGGCTCGCGGTGGCCTGGGCCGTGACCGAGGGCGAGAGAGCGCCGCTGCTTTTCGAGGGCGGTCTCTTCCTGCACTCCCTGGCTGCGGCAGCACTGGTCGTCCTGTTGGCCGAGGTGCCGGACACCCGCGCGGCCCGGATCACCGGAACCCGCCTGCCACGGCGTCTGGGTGACGTCTCCTACAGCCTGTATCTGTGGCACTGGCCGGTGTATCTGCTGCTGTTGCCTCGGCTCACCGGGCTCGGTGACCGGGGCGGCGCCGCCGTCGCCATCGGGGTGTCGCTGGTGGCCGCTGCGGTGACGAAGCGGCTGGTCGAGGACCCCGTACGATTCCGTTCGGGTTGGGCGCGCGGCCGACGCGGCCCGGTCGCGGTGGCGGCACTGGCCCTTACCGGGGTCACGCTGTGCGTAACGGTCCCCGCGCCTGTGCCGGGTGCGGGGACCGTCGACATCAGCCAGTTGCGGTGA
- a CDS encoding helix-turn-helix transcriptional regulator, with translation MSSAENDLGGLLRAWRDRCSPTDVGLTAHGRRRARGLRREELAGLAGVSADYLVRLEQGRSRRPSPAVTAALARALQLDEQETAVLHQAAGLPVPSGRAVPLHVPPGVQRLVTRMVDYPVAVFAADWTLITWNALWSALNGDPAGRPATDLNVIRATFCQAPAWATMHGTDEGNERALVADLRQAVTAYPEDENLRSLIAEVGDASPRFRDLWNSGAAGRHVTSRKVMHHRLVGELTLDCDVLTVPGSDLKITVYTAAAGSPDAERLEFLRVSAVHTVTP, from the coding sequence ATGTCGTCTGCGGAGAATGATCTGGGTGGCCTGCTGCGTGCCTGGCGTGACCGGTGCTCACCCACCGACGTCGGCCTGACCGCACACGGCAGGCGACGGGCCCGTGGACTGCGTCGTGAGGAACTGGCGGGCCTGGCCGGGGTCAGCGCCGACTATCTCGTACGCCTGGAGCAGGGCCGGTCCCGGCGTCCCAGTCCGGCGGTCACGGCCGCGCTGGCCAGAGCCCTGCAACTCGACGAGCAGGAAACCGCCGTCCTCCACCAGGCTGCCGGGCTCCCCGTGCCGTCCGGCCGCGCCGTACCGTTGCATGTTCCCCCTGGTGTCCAGCGCCTCGTCACCCGCATGGTCGACTACCCGGTGGCCGTCTTCGCGGCGGACTGGACCCTCATCACGTGGAATGCGCTCTGGAGCGCCCTGAACGGCGACCCGGCGGGACGGCCGGCGACCGACCTCAACGTGATCCGGGCCACCTTCTGCCAGGCACCGGCATGGGCGACCATGCATGGCACCGACGAGGGCAACGAGCGCGCCCTCGTCGCCGACCTGCGCCAGGCCGTGACCGCCTATCCGGAGGACGAGAACCTTCGCTCCCTCATCGCGGAGGTCGGCGACGCCAGCCCGCGGTTTCGCGACCTGTGGAATTCAGGAGCAGCAGGGCGGCACGTCACCTCTCGCAAGGTGATGCACCACCGACTCGTCGGTGAACTCACCCTGGACTGCGACGTCCTGACCGTTCCCGGCTCCGACTTGAAGATCACCGTGTATACCGCCGCGGCAGGCAGCCCCGACGCCGAACGCCTGGAGTTCCTGCGGGTCAGCGCCGTCCACACGGTCACCCCATGA
- a CDS encoding cytochrome P450, which yields MIPLAPGALPLAGHAHSIIRNPLGFLRTLAPYGDIVRVRLGPITALVLCDPALVRQVLLNDRLFDKGGPTYERAREFLGDSLSTCPHSRHRQQRRRLQPAFHATKLPQYTRTMTDQIGVVTRTWRDGQSIDVMAETKKITVRVLTRSIFGTDLSDREIEQISHGIDDLTAGMHARMFLPAPLDKLPTPRNVRYHRANSTIREIVQRLIDEDRSRPTGASGSETLLGILTADDWADGPLSDADILDQATSFLLAGMETTAEAMAWALCLAVQHPEVMARLRAETAEVLAGAPAQWEHLPDLKLTTSIISETLRMYPGLWVTTRVATADTKLGEHLIPSGSHLLISPYLLQHRPEIYPDPDRFDPGRWTDPDPSRPLDAFIPFMAGARKCMAADFAVTEAVLTLATLTDAWDFTAPAQRPQAAAAATLRPKDLSMRVTRRDRRPSFQQSDPVL from the coding sequence ATGATCCCCCTGGCACCCGGAGCGCTGCCCCTGGCAGGCCACGCCCACTCCATCATCCGTAACCCCCTCGGTTTCCTCCGCACCCTGGCACCGTACGGAGACATCGTCAGGGTCCGGCTCGGACCGATCACGGCCCTGGTGCTCTGCGACCCCGCGCTGGTCCGGCAGGTCCTGCTCAACGACCGGCTGTTCGACAAGGGCGGGCCCACCTACGAGCGGGCGCGCGAGTTCCTGGGCGACAGCCTCTCGACCTGCCCGCACAGCCGGCACCGCCAGCAGCGTCGACGTCTGCAGCCCGCGTTCCATGCCACGAAACTCCCGCAGTACACGCGGACGATGACCGATCAGATCGGTGTGGTCACCCGCACCTGGCGCGACGGCCAGAGCATCGACGTCATGGCGGAGACCAAGAAGATCACGGTCCGGGTCCTGACCAGGTCGATCTTCGGGACCGACCTGTCCGATCGGGAGATCGAGCAGATCAGCCACGGCATCGACGACCTCACCGCGGGCATGCATGCCCGCATGTTCCTGCCGGCTCCGCTGGACAAGCTGCCCACACCCCGCAACGTCCGATACCACCGGGCTAACTCCACCATCCGGGAAATCGTCCAACGGCTCATCGACGAGGACCGCAGCCGGCCCACCGGCGCCTCCGGCTCCGAGACCCTGCTCGGCATCCTGACAGCCGACGACTGGGCCGACGGGCCCCTGTCCGACGCCGACATCCTCGACCAGGCGACATCGTTCCTTCTGGCCGGTATGGAGACGACGGCCGAAGCCATGGCCTGGGCGCTGTGCCTGGCAGTACAGCACCCCGAGGTCATGGCACGGCTGCGCGCCGAGACTGCCGAAGTCCTCGCCGGGGCGCCGGCGCAGTGGGAACACCTGCCGGATCTGAAACTGACCACCTCGATCATCAGCGAGACCCTGCGCATGTATCCCGGGCTGTGGGTCACCACCCGGGTCGCCACCGCGGACACGAAACTGGGCGAACACCTCATCCCGAGCGGGTCCCACCTGCTCATCAGCCCCTACCTGCTGCAGCACCGTCCCGAGATCTATCCGGATCCCGACCGCTTCGACCCCGGCCGGTGGACCGACCCCGATCCCAGCAGACCGCTGGATGCCTTCATCCCGTTCATGGCGGGCGCCCGCAAATGCATGGCCGCCGACTTCGCCGTCACCGAAGCAGTCCTCACCCTGGCTACCCTCACCGACGCCTGGGACTTCACTGCTCCAGCACAACGCCCCCAAGCAGCAGCCGCCGCCACCCTGCGTCCCAAAGACCTATCCATGCGCGTCACGAGGAGAGACCGACGCCCAAGTTTTCAGCAATCAGACCCGGTCCTTTGA
- a CDS encoding STAS domain-containing protein, with protein MGTVLVPPAVDGPSWTVADLTGVTFMDSSGVNMLIAACKAATVTDGWVRVAGAQAPVRRVM; from the coding sequence ATGGGGACGGTCCTGGTTCCGCCGGCCGTTGACGGGCCGTCCTGGACGGTGGCCGACCTCACGGGCGTGACCTTCATGGACTCCAGCGGCGTCAACATGCTCATCGCCGCCTGTAAGGCTGCCACCGTCACCGACGGCTGGGTCCGCGTGGCTGGCGCGCAGGCGCCCGTACGGCGCGTGATGTAG
- a CDS encoding ATP-binding protein: protein MDKTVEFDGRAGAGRPDAPALSTAMPLSGDSSCIGRARHHAADFLTRARTRGVAVSARALDLTQLVVSELVTNAVKHAPGPLRLELRIGADATVEVSVQDSIRAQPASHPVDPERVGQHGLEIVKAVAKAFQVRLEPCGKRVTAHIALTD, encoded by the coding sequence GTGGACAAAACTGTGGAGTTTGACGGCCGTGCCGGTGCAGGCAGGCCGGATGCTCCTGCCCTGTCGACCGCGATGCCGCTGAGTGGTGACAGCTCCTGCATCGGCCGGGCACGTCACCACGCAGCCGACTTCCTCACCCGCGCCCGCACCCGGGGCGTGGCCGTGTCCGCACGCGCGCTGGACCTCACCCAGCTGGTGGTCAGCGAACTGGTCACCAATGCCGTCAAGCATGCCCCCGGCCCCCTGAGGCTGGAACTGCGCATCGGCGCGGACGCCACGGTGGAGGTCAGTGTGCAGGACAGCATCCGGGCGCAGCCTGCCTCCCACCCGGTCGACCCTGAGCGGGTAGGTCAGCACGGCCTGGAGATCGTCAAAGCGGTCGCCAAGGCATTCCAAGTCCGTCTCGAGCCCTGCGGCAAACGCGTCACCGCCCACATCGCCCTGACCGACTGA
- a CDS encoding response regulator transcription factor, with translation MPRVLLIEDDPAVRRGVVLGLSRNGHETEAVGTGEDGLEALAAGKPDLVLLDLMLPGMSGLEVCRRIRETSRLPIVILSARGDDIDVVIGLETGADDYVVKPASAALIEARMRAVLRRVAPAQADTGTDTGPITVGDLEIDRSALIVRRRGDELQLAPSELKLLLFLSAAPERTFARQQLLEDVWEHSYYGDARLVDACVMRLRAKIEEDPRRPVYVQTVRGFGYRFGPLPA, from the coding sequence ATGCCTCGCGTCCTGCTGATCGAGGACGATCCGGCCGTGCGCCGCGGTGTCGTCCTGGGCCTGTCCCGCAACGGACACGAGACCGAAGCGGTCGGTACCGGTGAGGACGGTCTGGAGGCACTGGCCGCCGGCAAACCCGACCTCGTACTCCTCGATCTGATGTTGCCGGGCATGAGCGGCCTGGAGGTGTGCCGCCGCATCCGTGAGACCAGTCGCCTGCCGATCGTGATTCTGTCCGCGCGCGGTGACGACATCGACGTCGTGATCGGTCTGGAGACGGGCGCCGACGACTACGTCGTCAAGCCCGCGAGCGCCGCGCTCATCGAGGCCCGTATGCGTGCGGTGCTGCGCCGCGTCGCACCCGCCCAGGCCGACACCGGCACGGATACCGGGCCCATCACTGTGGGCGATCTGGAGATCGACCGCAGCGCGCTCATCGTCCGCAGGCGTGGCGATGAACTGCAACTCGCCCCTTCCGAGTTGAAGCTGCTGCTGTTTCTCAGTGCCGCACCGGAACGGACCTTCGCCCGCCAGCAGTTGCTCGAGGACGTCTGGGAGCACAGCTACTACGGGGACGCCCGTCTGGTGGACGCCTGCGTGATGCGGCTGCGCGCCAAGATCGAGGAGGACCCGCGCCGCCCGGTGTACGTCCAGACCGTACGCGGCTTCGGTTACCGCTTCGGCCCGCTGCCGGCATGA
- a CDS encoding pentalenene synthase yields MPQDIEFFMPIPSRRSRDYERTQAHHLSWPRTLGLINSEAAEQRHLQADYADLAARFYPSATGPDADLGVDLMTFFFLFDDLFDGPRGEDPTAARALTDAVAAALDGPLPAEAPAIAHGFSDVWRRTRQGMSPAWCARAALTWHGYLAGYVDEAASRHRHAPCASMAEYLAVRRHTIGAQPTVDLAERVGHYEVHQGLFDSAVIAAMLRIAIDTNLIDNDIASLEKEEARGERNNIVLVVQRERGWPVSRCIAHLQDEVRTRLEQFLMLEDCLPKVYDSYGLPAAERVIADTYLNDGIRALIRGAYDWHRRSGRYSSEYAIAAGRLGYLEELGA; encoded by the coding sequence GTGCCTCAAGACATCGAGTTCTTCATGCCGATCCCGTCCCGCCGCAGCCGGGATTACGAACGAACCCAAGCTCACCACCTGTCCTGGCCCCGGACGCTTGGCCTCATCAACTCCGAAGCTGCCGAGCAACGTCACCTCCAGGCCGACTACGCCGACCTGGCTGCCCGCTTCTACCCATCCGCCACCGGACCGGACGCGGATCTGGGCGTTGACCTGATGACGTTCTTCTTCCTGTTCGACGACCTGTTCGACGGCCCGCGCGGTGAAGATCCCACGGCAGCACGCGCCCTCACCGACGCCGTGGCCGCCGCACTCGACGGGCCACTGCCCGCCGAGGCCCCGGCCATCGCGCACGGATTCTCCGACGTCTGGAGGCGGACCCGCCAGGGAATGTCACCGGCGTGGTGTGCGAGGGCCGCCCTGACGTGGCACGGATACCTTGCGGGCTACGTGGACGAAGCCGCAAGCCGCCACCGCCATGCGCCCTGTGCCTCGATGGCCGAATACCTGGCCGTGCGCCGCCACACCATCGGGGCGCAGCCGACCGTCGACCTCGCCGAACGAGTAGGCCATTACGAAGTGCACCAGGGCCTCTTCGACAGCGCCGTCATCGCCGCGATGCTGCGGATCGCCATCGACACCAACCTGATCGACAACGACATCGCCTCGCTGGAGAAGGAAGAGGCCCGTGGGGAGCGGAACAACATCGTCCTGGTCGTCCAGCGAGAGAGAGGCTGGCCCGTTTCGCGCTGCATCGCCCACCTGCAGGACGAGGTGCGCACCCGCCTCGAACAGTTCTTGATGCTGGAGGACTGCCTGCCGAAGGTCTACGACTCCTACGGCCTGCCCGCCGCCGAACGCGTCATTGCGGACACATATCTCAACGACGGGATCCGCGCGCTCATCCGCGGAGCCTACGACTGGCACCGGCGCTCCGGACGCTACTCGTCCGAGTACGCGATTGCGGCCGGACGCCTCGGCTACCTGGAGGAACTGGGCGCATGA
- a CDS encoding cytochrome P450, which produces MTGPDILSAKYAADPYPHYRQMLTSFPLYRHPETGFYLVSRHAEVTRVLQKAPFTNEIYTWQLEPVAGGQTIVQMDGEEHAYYRRLMSAPLRGSNFREWIVPEIERMSAGLIEAFRERGWADLRADYTDLLPCDVVSTLLGLPAEDRSTFRRWFININAFMSNFGKDPAVTAAGLAARTEMTEYLRPLVKDRRARPRDDLLSAFCHAEIDGIPLNEEQIQAHCSTLIAANGDGTSATIIYTLKELLLHPEHLQAALHDRSLIDRMHLEATRLNPPVHMLLRFAAQDVDLPGGHIPAGATVACVVAAAQRDPARFHEPDVFNPYRAEIDPVRDFTPGGSIVHFGKGRHYCLGAHIARITVSTAVTQLLDALADLRLAEGAVLDEKGIFTRNLTRLPIAFTPAPPDAGTAVRQRTASAGLA; this is translated from the coding sequence ATGACCGGCCCCGACATCCTCTCCGCGAAGTACGCGGCTGATCCCTATCCGCACTACCGGCAGATGCTCACCTCCTTCCCTCTCTACCGTCATCCGGAGACCGGGTTCTACCTGGTCAGCCGTCATGCCGAGGTGACCCGGGTCTTACAGAAGGCGCCGTTCACCAACGAGATCTACACCTGGCAGCTCGAACCGGTGGCAGGCGGGCAGACCATCGTGCAGATGGACGGGGAGGAACACGCCTACTATCGGCGGCTGATGAGCGCGCCACTGCGCGGATCGAACTTCCGTGAGTGGATCGTCCCCGAGATCGAGCGCATGTCGGCCGGGCTCATCGAGGCGTTCCGGGAGCGTGGCTGGGCAGACCTGCGTGCGGACTATACGGACTTGCTGCCCTGTGACGTGGTGTCCACTCTGCTCGGCCTGCCCGCGGAGGACCGATCGACGTTCCGGCGCTGGTTCATCAACATCAACGCGTTCATGTCCAACTTCGGGAAGGACCCCGCCGTTACCGCAGCCGGGCTGGCCGCCAGGACGGAGATGACCGAGTACCTGCGCCCCCTCGTCAAGGACCGGCGGGCACGTCCCCGCGACGACCTCCTGTCGGCCTTCTGCCATGCGGAGATCGACGGCATCCCCCTCAACGAGGAGCAGATCCAGGCGCACTGTTCGACCCTCATCGCGGCGAACGGGGACGGGACGAGCGCCACGATCATCTACACGCTGAAAGAGCTGCTCCTGCATCCTGAGCACCTCCAGGCCGCACTGCACGACAGAAGCCTGATCGATCGGATGCACCTGGAGGCGACCCGGCTGAATCCGCCGGTCCACATGCTTCTGCGGTTCGCCGCCCAGGACGTGGACCTGCCCGGTGGGCACATCCCCGCCGGGGCGACCGTCGCCTGTGTCGTGGCTGCTGCCCAACGGGACCCCGCCCGGTTCCACGAGCCCGACGTCTTCAACCCCTACCGTGCGGAGATCGATCCGGTCCGGGACTTCACGCCGGGCGGCTCCATCGTGCACTTCGGCAAGGGGCGGCATTACTGCCTGGGCGCACACATCGCCCGGATCACCGTCTCCACCGCCGTCACCCAACTGCTCGACGCGCTCGCTGACCTCCGTCTCGCCGAAGGCGCCGTCCTGGACGAGAAGGGCATCTTCACCCGCAATCTCACGAGGCTCCCGATCGCCTTCACACCCGCACCGCCCGATGCGGGCACGGCCGTCCGCCAAAGGACCGCTTCGGCCGGCCTCGCGTGA
- a CDS encoding oxidoreductase, with protein MTNPLAGHTAVITGSNSGIGRATARSLAEQGVRVILAVRDLDKGRAAAAQMHGPTEVRRLDLADLSSVRDFAETFTAPVDLLINNAGVMMQPLGRTADGFELHFGINHLGHFALTNLLLPQIRGRVVTVAAGGHRAGTLDLDDPNWEHRPYKPFAGYAQSKLANMLFTAELQRRLTAADSDVIATVANPGLAATNLISHASSTRIRIMNALLRPLSQDEDGGAQTTLHAATADIPGNSYISPSGFLEARGLPETAGRSKAAQDPELARRLWTLSEELTRTAFPLTMPEHPRGQR; from the coding sequence ATGACGAACCCTCTTGCCGGCCACACCGCCGTCATCACCGGATCCAACAGCGGAATCGGCCGTGCCACCGCCCGCTCCCTCGCCGAGCAGGGTGTCCGCGTCATCCTCGCGGTCCGCGACCTCGACAAGGGCCGCGCCGCCGCAGCGCAGATGCACGGCCCGACCGAGGTGCGCCGACTCGACCTCGCCGACCTGTCCTCGGTGCGAGACTTCGCCGAAACATTCACCGCTCCTGTCGACCTGCTGATCAACAACGCGGGCGTCATGATGCAGCCGCTGGGGCGTACGGCCGACGGCTTCGAACTCCATTTCGGTATCAACCACCTGGGGCACTTCGCGCTCACCAACCTGCTCCTGCCACAGATCAGGGGGCGAGTCGTCACCGTCGCAGCCGGCGGCCACCGGGCCGGAACGCTGGACCTGGACGACCCCAACTGGGAGCACCGGCCGTACAAGCCGTTCGCCGGCTATGCGCAATCAAAGCTAGCCAACATGCTCTTCACCGCCGAACTCCAGCGCCGCCTCACCGCGGCCGACTCCGATGTCATCGCCACCGTCGCCAACCCCGGCCTGGCCGCCACGAACCTGATCAGCCACGCCAGCAGCACACGTATCCGCATCATGAACGCCCTTCTGCGTCCCCTGTCGCAGGACGAGGACGGCGGCGCACAGACCACGCTCCACGCGGCCACCGCCGACATCCCGGGCAACAGCTACATCTCCCCGAGCGGCTTCCTGGAGGCCCGCGGCCTCCCCGAGACCGCCGGCCGCTCCAAGGCCGCCCAGGACCCCGAACTCGCCCGCCGCCTCTGGACCCTCTCCGAAGAATTGACCCGCACCGCATTTCCCCTGACCATGCCGGAACACCCCCGCGGACAGAGGTGA
- a CDS encoding SGNH/GDSL hydrolase family protein — MNNNHRSAFPHRQMFCRPSRYALPTLAGVTLCAALAGCADQGTGTRAEGTSGTTNEVRSTGTKVLWIGDSIAGAEAPAVNAALEAGGVEFEDASSDGGGTVVAGSEKITKMIAADTWKRLAKGVGSLRPTVVAYQITTYDWGSRDQQRMAYEKLVRTAQKVGARAVFVPAPPVKVDDFYKQHTPQMRTAPRVAREVAENSGGAAVFLDASRLWGTDAAAQKAQRAGDGIHNCQQGAAAFAAWFSKELGEKEDFTPAAVDIWAKGSWTSDERYANLKCDS, encoded by the coding sequence ATGAACAACAACCACAGGTCCGCTTTCCCCCACCGGCAGATGTTCTGCCGGCCCTCCCGCTATGCCCTGCCGACGCTGGCCGGCGTCACACTCTGTGCCGCTCTGGCCGGATGCGCTGATCAGGGCACCGGCACGCGGGCGGAGGGAACGAGCGGGACGACGAACGAGGTGCGGAGCACCGGTACGAAGGTGCTGTGGATCGGCGACTCCATCGCAGGAGCGGAGGCCCCTGCTGTGAATGCAGCCCTCGAAGCGGGTGGCGTGGAGTTCGAGGACGCATCGTCCGACGGCGGGGGCACGGTCGTCGCCGGCAGCGAGAAGATCACGAAGATGATCGCTGCCGACACCTGGAAGCGACTGGCCAAGGGCGTCGGGTCGTTGCGGCCCACTGTCGTCGCTTACCAGATCACGACGTACGACTGGGGAAGCCGGGACCAACAGCGCATGGCTTACGAAAAGCTTGTCAGGACCGCCCAGAAAGTCGGGGCCAGGGCGGTGTTCGTTCCGGCCCCGCCCGTCAAGGTGGACGACTTCTACAAGCAGCACACGCCGCAGATGCGTACCGCTCCACGGGTCGCCAGGGAGGTCGCCGAGAACAGTGGCGGTGCAGCGGTGTTTCTCGACGCCTCACGGCTGTGGGGCACCGATGCCGCGGCGCAGAAGGCTCAGCGTGCTGGCGACGGAATCCACAACTGCCAGCAGGGGGCAGCCGCCTTTGCTGCCTGGTTCAGCAAGGAACTCGGCGAGAAGGAGGACTTCACGCCCGCGGCCGTCGACATCTGGGCCAAAGGCTCGTGGACCAGTGACGAGCGGTACGCCAACCTCAAGTGCGACAGCTGA
- a CDS encoding HAMP domain-containing sensor histidine kinase — MSHVFPRGLRPRLVVVFLLVAALSALITAALTFRQARGAILARTQHSAVDDLRLQVDSLVPDLPPDPMATDLRVFARQLDRASGSRDWRTAVSHDGGPLIGTARIGSSALRSAAKSGDTTFYERVEHTGGPQLLIGMPVNYTGRGEDAGKPSGLVVYAVLSLDGERADISALITAAWAGAVPALVLGVVPALFAARRVLRPVRQLRTAAEKITSGALDTRLAVVGRDELAALSGTFNTMAAALERDAAELRRMEANARRFAADVSHELRTPLAAMVAVTDALDEDARSGTLPPDTADAVLLISDETRKLAGMVEDLMEISRFDAGAVVLHLDDVSLRTVIRKTLQLRGWREPDEVITELPEDDARIRVDARRIDVVLANLIGNALRHGTPPVTVRATATKGAVVIRVADCGPGIPDDVLPHVFDRFYKADASRARSAGSGLGLAIAMENVRLHHGTLTATNLPGEGAVFTVTLSYRPSKEDPS; from the coding sequence ATGAGCCACGTGTTCCCCCGCGGCCTGCGCCCGCGCCTGGTCGTCGTCTTCCTCCTCGTCGCCGCGCTCAGCGCGCTCATCACCGCCGCGCTCACCTTCCGCCAAGCTCGAGGCGCGATCCTGGCCCGTACCCAGCACAGCGCCGTCGACGATCTGCGTCTACAGGTCGACTCGCTCGTCCCCGACTTGCCGCCCGATCCCATGGCCACGGATCTGCGCGTCTTCGCGCGCCAACTGGACCGTGCCTCGGGCTCGCGCGACTGGCGCACAGCCGTCTCCCACGACGGCGGCCCCCTCATCGGCACCGCGCGCATCGGCAGCAGCGCCCTGCGCAGCGCGGCAAAGAGTGGCGACACCACCTTCTACGAGCGCGTGGAGCACACCGGTGGACCCCAACTGCTCATCGGCATGCCGGTCAACTACACGGGCCGCGGTGAAGACGCGGGGAAGCCATCAGGGCTCGTCGTCTACGCGGTTCTCTCGCTGGACGGTGAACGGGCCGACATCTCCGCGCTGATCACCGCGGCCTGGGCAGGCGCCGTCCCCGCACTTGTCCTCGGCGTCGTTCCCGCCCTGTTCGCGGCCCGCCGAGTCCTGCGTCCGGTGCGGCAGTTGCGTACGGCGGCCGAGAAGATCACGTCGGGTGCCCTGGACACACGCCTGGCCGTCGTCGGCAGGGACGAACTGGCTGCGCTGAGCGGCACGTTCAACACCATGGCAGCCGCGTTGGAGCGGGACGCCGCCGAACTGCGACGTATGGAGGCGAACGCCCGCCGGTTCGCCGCCGATGTCTCACACGAGTTGCGCACCCCGCTCGCCGCGATGGTCGCCGTCACCGATGCCCTCGACGAGGACGCCCGCTCCGGCACGCTGCCTCCGGACACCGCCGACGCGGTCCTTCTCATCAGCGACGAGACCCGCAAGCTGGCGGGCATGGTGGAGGACCTGATGGAGATCTCCCGCTTCGATGCGGGCGCGGTGGTCCTGCACCTGGACGACGTGAGCCTGCGCACCGTCATCCGCAAGACGCTCCAGTTGCGCGGCTGGCGGGAACCGGACGAGGTGATCACCGAGCTGCCCGAGGACGATGCGCGCATCCGAGTCGACGCACGCCGCATCGACGTCGTCCTCGCCAACCTGATCGGCAACGCGCTGCGGCACGGCACCCCGCCCGTCACCGTCCGGGCAACTGCCACGAAGGGGGCCGTCGTGATCAGGGTCGCCGACTGCGGCCCCGGCATCCCGGACGACGTCCTGCCACATGTCTTCGACCGCTTCTACAAGGCGGACGCCTCGCGGGCCCGCTCCGCAGGCAGCGGCCTCGGACTCGCCATCGCGATGGAGAACGTACGTCTGCACCACGGCACCCTCACTGCCACCAACCTTCCCGGCGAGGGAGCGGTGTTCACCGTGACCCTCTCGTACCGGCCCTCAAAGGAAGATCCGTCATGA